From the genome of Syngnathoides biaculeatus isolate LvHL_M chromosome 4, ASM1980259v1, whole genome shotgun sequence:
ggggtaccatcgcagacaaacagccacactcacaatcatacctccggtcaatttagagtgtccaattaatgttgcatgtttttggaatgtgggaggaaaccggagtgcccggaggaaacccacgcaggcacggggagaacatgcaaactccacacaggcgggtccgggattgaacacgggacctcagaactgtgaggccaacgttttaccagtcggccaccgtgccaccttattAAATAATAAGTCATAAAAATATCTATTATTTCGGGAatgttttggcaaaatctttttctgagcCCATCAGCAAGGAGCCAATTGTGCCTTTATGGATTTTGTAAATCACAAATCTGCCACCACAGGAGGAGGTGAGGTGAGTGAGAATTTTCGCCTGTGAGGGTTCACACAGCGAgaagtgatgatgatgaggatgccTCCTCATTGTGGTGATAATAGATGGGACAGTGAGAGGGTTAACAGGGGGCGTTgacgagaccccccccccatgccctcttcctcctcctcctcctcacacaATGACCACGTCACACAAAAGCCCGCTATAAAATGTCAGCGGTGATCATGCGGCAGTATCCCACATCTCCTCgtctcgtgtgtgtgtttgcatgcgtGTGTTCAAAGTCGGCCCTTTCCTCCACCCTCCTGCTCATGACCTGCACAGGACAACTTTGACAACACGGtaagcatcttatttttttcaccccaatttcttttttcaagGAGCAATTTGTATTCATCGAGTCACTGAGAAGTGGAGTTGGATAACGCCACATTTGTTATTTGGCACGAGAGTGATTCATGGGCGGTGTGGCAATCATTGTTTTCCTTCCGGAACAGAAATCacagggttgttttttttttcttttaaattatttagGTTTTGATGAGATATAATGAAATTTTTTATCCAACACTGACGTATTGTCATCATGTTAAAGTTCATAGGTTAGATCCCAGTTAGTATCATCTGGgttacctggaaaaaaaaaaaaacttttttgtgcaATAGTGGTCTAATTCCAAAGATCCCTTAACTCAACTCACCTTTATTTCTCGAAGACTTAACAAATAATTGCTCCTGTAACAAAATTTGctgcacaaaaataaagatCTAACATTAaagacaataattaaaatgttcttttataAGTGTAGGAACAAATCTCTGCACTGCTTCCTCAGTTCTGGACCCAAATTTCTCAGTCCATTTGTCAGCTGCCGCAGTAATCTAACAATCCAAGTACTTTGTGAATGATGACACATAAAATTCACTTGTACGAACATCAAATCTTGAGCTGTGCTGACTTCAGTCTTCAATCAATATCTGAACTTCACTTTCTGGGATATTGGACCAGTTTGGCACTGACGAAGCAGGTCATAATGGACGACCCACCCCCTCCCTTATTCgtcaaaaatggaaatatagcTTGATTTAGACCAGTGTTCATCTAAAAGCATTTTTCCACTATTCATTTCTGCGCTTAagttaaaaatggcaaataattGAGTTAGCCCACTCTAGTTCTCAATGGATCAATCACTCCAATCTTAAGGTCAAATTCCATCAGTACTTGACATTACAGCAGCGGTAAATGAACACGCTTGTTGTACATGAGCGTTGATACAACATGAAAAGGGAACCTCTGTGCTCAAAGGCCACAGATGTCGCGCGCTGACTATATATGCAGGGCTTAGTAAATGTATAAAACCATCTATCGCATAAAAAAATGAGCTGCTTATTTACCATGTTAGTtccatatattgtattttttaagcaACCATATTCTATTTACTGACTGTTAATGCCCTCGCGTGTGGGAAAGGACAGACAGCAAGTCAGTGTTGCacttttcaacgatttattgaACGCCATGAGAACAGTAAATGATATCGAACCACTCAAACGCAGAAAATTACGATGTTCTCAGAATATACGTAAAGGTTAAGGCTACAATAGCAAAAAGTGATGCAGCCTCTTAAAAGCTTTATAATTGCCTagtgatgccacaagatggtggcaaagcactacttttctaTTAGACAGTGCTACGACCTGACTGAAGTGCCTCATGTCATGTTAACGtattttccaccaagctgccaCAAGGTGGTTCCAAATAATGTGAAATACTTTTGACTATTTTTATCAGAACAAATGTTAGGTACTTTTCTTTGGTATGCTGAAATTTGAGCAGCTACTTAATAGAAGCAACTATTTGGGTTTAGCACAGGAACCAGAAGTCCGTCAACTTCCTCCGTCATGACCAGGAAGGTGTTCACCAACACGCGCGAGCGCTGGCGCCAGCACAACGTCAACAGCGCCTTCTCTGAGCTGCGGAAGCTCATCCCCACGCACCCGCCCGAAAAGAAGCTAAGCAAGAATGAGATCCTGCGGCTGGCCATGCGCTACATCGACTTCCTGGCCCGCCTGTTGGAGAGCCAGGGCGGCATCAGCAGCGGCGGGGGGCGAGTCGAACACGCCCCCGCCGCCCTACTCACGCTCCTGCGGGGCAACATGGAGCAGCTGCGCTCGCCCTCCCGCCCGTGGACGCTGGCCAGCGACACCGAGGCGCCCTCCTCACCCGGGTCCAGCTGCAGCAGCTCGGAGCCCTGGTAGAATGACACCAGGGAACGGACTTCCGGACTGTTTTCTGAGGCCTGACGTTCTACCTATTTGAGGACTGCACATGAGCAGCTTTATGTTCGTGTTGTGCATGGATGTCTTACTAGTGCCCTGATAGGTTTTCGTGTTGTCTACAAAAAGAGGCCGTTTATCTCTGTGtcttcctcaaaaaaaaaagcacttttttaTGTCTCTTTATCCCCCTTAACTGACGAGACTGCACTGTCGTTATTTCTTTTGAAAGTGAGGACTCATTTTTGTAGTCTGCATCTCATCTCGCCAAAGATTGTTTTTTGATTGTTACTCTGATGTTAATTAGCATCTGATACCTCTTTGTAATTTCTGTCCCCACTTGTGACaaatgttatttatattttatttgaactaTTTATTGAATAAACTGTTtgttaatgacttttttttttttttttttaaactatggtCTCTTTTCATACATTGCCAAAAGCTAACACTACCCAGGATTAGCATCAAGCAGCGTAGCATTTCTATTTGGTATaaaattggaggggggggggggggcagtgttgGTTCGgactttgtgtgtggggggaggtTAGAGGGGAGACTTAATTGTATTTCAGGGATCCGTCAAAGCAAGCCAATCTTTACAGTTGTTAGGATTTAGCATCATGTTCAAATGGTTTGAAAGTTGGGTGACCATATTCGGGTCTTATTTTTGGGGAGACAAGggattcaaatatattttggggTTACAAAATTAATCATGACCTACCTTAATTAAAGTCAAACCAGGGAAATTTGAGCAGGAATTAGCATTTAGCATCACATCAAATGTCATgggattttcaatttttattgaaGTGGGTGAccatatttttggggtgggatCATGTTGCACTGGAGAAGGTTAGGGGACTTCATTGTATTTTACAGTTCTCAAAATAAGTCATGACCGATCCGAATAGAAATCAAAGTTCAAACTAAGCTAATTTTAGCAGACATTGGCTTGTAGCTTCACATCATTCGTTTATTCAGTTTGTGTTACCTTTAACTGTCATATTTGAGGAGCCACGATGACTTTCTGACATTTGTTTGAAGGTTGGGGGGAATGCAACTTTAaaagtcttcctccaaaccaaGATTGGCAATATCCAAGTAGCAAACGTTTCTCAAAAGCTCAAGCTAAATGTACCTGGCGCCTCCTTTAGTTCGTGCTCAA
Proteins encoded in this window:
- the tal2 gene encoding T-cell acute lymphocytic leukemia protein 2, which encodes MRVFKVGPFLHPPAHDLHRTTLTTRTGTRSPSTSSVMTRKVFTNTRERWRQHNVNSAFSELRKLIPTHPPEKKLSKNEILRLAMRYIDFLARLLESQGGISSGGGRVEHAPAALLTLLRGNMEQLRSPSRPWTLASDTEAPSSPGSSCSSSEPW